A portion of the Desulfopila inferna genome contains these proteins:
- a CDS encoding glycosyltransferase, with translation MQVLPLFDDAYLRNLYAGKKSSHRAIFKYYHERAQALCKLKKVDLIILEKEALPYIPFWIENFLMPSCIPYVVDYDDAIFHNYDLSKRFMVRQLLGRKIDRVMAKAAMVVCGNTYLGNRAKKAGARRIEIVPTVVDTSRYSPGRMRDRQVPVIGWIGSPTTQEYIRDIGSVLQRVCSEVGGRLVLVGVQQKFLEELNIIHAEIIQWQEATEAEVVAGFDIGIMPLPDGPWERGKCGYKLIQYMACGLPVVASPVGVNSKIIQHGENGFLASTLQEWEWALIQLLFDSKLRRSMGRKGRAMVEEEYALQVQAQRWVQILKAVAG, from the coding sequence GTGCAAGTATTGCCGCTGTTCGATGACGCCTATTTGCGCAATCTCTACGCCGGGAAAAAAAGTTCGCACCGTGCTATTTTCAAGTACTACCATGAGCGCGCCCAGGCCCTTTGCAAATTGAAAAAGGTGGATCTTATTATTCTTGAAAAGGAAGCTCTTCCTTATATCCCGTTCTGGATCGAAAATTTTCTCATGCCATCATGCATCCCTTACGTTGTGGATTACGATGATGCCATATTTCACAACTATGACCTGTCGAAAAGATTTATGGTGCGGCAGTTACTTGGTCGTAAGATCGACAGGGTAATGGCAAAAGCGGCCATGGTTGTCTGTGGGAACACCTATCTGGGAAATCGTGCGAAGAAAGCCGGAGCACGGCGTATAGAGATCGTGCCGACTGTAGTGGACACGTCACGTTATTCGCCCGGTCGAATGCGAGATCGTCAGGTACCTGTGATCGGATGGATTGGTTCTCCTACCACGCAAGAATATATTCGCGATATAGGATCGGTGCTTCAGCGCGTGTGCTCGGAAGTGGGTGGCCGGTTGGTCCTGGTTGGTGTTCAGCAGAAGTTTCTGGAGGAGTTGAATATCATTCATGCTGAAATAATTCAATGGCAAGAGGCGACGGAGGCTGAAGTCGTAGCCGGGTTCGATATCGGTATCATGCCCTTACCGGACGGTCCATGGGAACGTGGCAAGTGCGGCTACAAGTTGATCCAGTATATGGCCTGCGGTTTGCCGGTGGTGGCCTCCCCGGTTGGTGTTAACAGCAAAATAATACAACATGGCGAAAATGGCTTTCTTGCCTCTACGCTCCAGGAGTGGGAATGGGCATTGATACAGTTGCTTTTTGATTCCAAGTTACGCCGGAGCATGGGCCGCAAGGGGCGGGCTATGGTTGAAGAAGAATACGCCCTGCAGGTACAAGCCCAGCGGTGGGTGCAAATCCTTAAAGCGGTGGCAGGTTAA
- a CDS encoding EpsG family protein: MYAMPVLAMLVPPAARNMRSWLWLLTGITFAFLIGFRFEVGGDWFSYIFHYRRMVGAPFESIWMQKDPGYAALNWLTAQVDGQIYLVNLVCGAIVMAGVIIFARQQPRPLLALLVAIPYMIVVVAMGYTRQSVALGFELLALVCLMKGRHWSFVLLIIFGALFHKSAVILLPLAALASTKSRLWTWTWVGIVSIIMAWLLLAESQEHLWHHYVERGRVSEGGGIRIAMNAIPAFLFLFNRKWMAKNDYEKKLWTWIAIFSLAGIPLVPFASTAVDRIALYFMPIQMFVFSRVETMIRGRNHRPLLRWGVVGGYALVLWVWLNFASHAGSWLPYRFPPFFNL, translated from the coding sequence ATGTATGCCATGCCAGTTCTGGCGATGTTGGTCCCGCCTGCAGCGCGAAATATGAGAAGCTGGCTCTGGCTATTAACGGGGATAACATTTGCATTTCTGATTGGCTTTCGCTTTGAAGTCGGTGGCGATTGGTTCAGCTATATTTTTCATTACAGGCGCATGGTAGGAGCACCCTTTGAAAGCATTTGGATGCAGAAAGACCCCGGTTATGCAGCCCTGAACTGGCTGACTGCTCAAGTAGATGGTCAAATTTACCTGGTCAACCTGGTTTGCGGCGCGATTGTTATGGCAGGAGTGATTATCTTTGCCAGGCAGCAACCTCGTCCTTTGCTGGCTCTTTTAGTAGCCATCCCCTATATGATAGTGGTTGTGGCAATGGGCTACACGCGGCAAAGTGTCGCCTTGGGCTTTGAATTGCTGGCTCTTGTGTGCCTCATGAAAGGACGTCATTGGTCGTTTGTTCTGTTGATTATTTTTGGTGCTCTGTTCCATAAATCAGCGGTGATTCTTCTACCGCTGGCTGCCCTGGCCAGCACGAAAAGCCGACTTTGGACGTGGACGTGGGTTGGGATTGTCAGTATCATCATGGCATGGCTGTTACTTGCAGAATCCCAGGAACATTTATGGCATCACTATGTGGAACGGGGGCGCGTGTCTGAGGGTGGCGGTATCCGGATAGCTATGAATGCAATTCCCGCATTTTTGTTTTTATTCAACCGTAAATGGATGGCTAAAAATGATTATGAAAAGAAACTTTGGACCTGGATCGCCATTTTCTCTCTGGCCGGTATCCCTCTGGTCCCATTCGCTTCAACTGCGGTGGACCGCATTGCCCTTTACTTCATGCCAATTCAGATGTTTGTTTTTTCCCGTGTGGAAACAATGATAAGAGGACGAAATCACAGGCCCTTATTGCGCTGGGGAGTGGTTGGGGGATATGCCTTGGTCCTGTGGGTCTGGTTAAACTTTGCCAGCCATGCCGGCAGTTGGCTGCCGTACAGATTTCCTCCTTTCTTTAATCTGTAG
- a CDS encoding YdcF family protein encodes MDSQPVAADVVIVLGGGDGSRLRKAINIYDKGLVEQLVLVDTSRRDWRHIIRNYSANGAFDEKNVTFLEGSVNTRTDAKLSLFFCRENSIDNILVVTSPYHTRRAHILFEQVFKESGIQVTTVSNGDYGNLFKPNESWWRHRRTLETVWMEFGKVVFAIMDPLLPAGSLQ; translated from the coding sequence ATGGACAGTCAACCGGTTGCTGCTGATGTCGTCATAGTCCTCGGTGGTGGTGACGGCAGTCGCCTGCGTAAAGCAATAAATATCTATGACAAGGGGCTGGTTGAACAGTTGGTTCTTGTCGACACCAGTAGGCGTGACTGGCGTCATATTATAAGGAACTACAGCGCAAACGGTGCTTTTGATGAGAAAAACGTCACGTTCCTAGAGGGTTCTGTCAATACAAGGACTGACGCCAAATTATCCTTGTTTTTCTGCCGGGAGAACAGCATCGATAATATCCTTGTTGTCACCTCTCCATACCATACACGCCGGGCTCATATTCTGTTTGAACAGGTGTTTAAAGAGAGTGGAATTCAGGTAACTACTGTCAGCAATGGAGATTATGGCAATCTGTTCAAACCAAACGAAAGCTGGTGGCGGCATCGCCGGACGCTGGAGACGGTATGGATGGAGTTTGGCAAGGTCGTTTTTGCCATTATGGACCCCTTGCTGCCTGCCGGAAGTCTGCAATGA
- a CDS encoding glycosyltransferase family 4 protein, giving the protein MNNRKILLFANTDWYLYNFRLSLAYKLRSEGWEVILMSPPGDYGPKLEQIGFRWIPFPFSTQSTNPLREFGVLLRLILLYRREKPDLLHHFTIKCVLYGSLAAKFAGITNRANAVTGMGHIFTDTGIKARLLRPVVKVLYRLALNNPSGRVIFQNEEDQAAFVKYGMSESYLTRLIRGSGVNCGRFKPAFCASGAERPVRILFASRLLREKGIFELVEAARLLQGQGLQAEFLIAGELYPGNPSSLTKADLEALQNEKAIIYLGHIDNMPALIAKSDIVTLPSYREGTPRILIEAAAMGKPIVATDIAGCRGLVVNGVNGLLVPPKGSQPLAQALKELILSPQQRHKMGAAGRQIVLNEFDEKIVIKKTLAVYHELMAERGDTKGS; this is encoded by the coding sequence ATGAATAATCGAAAAATTCTCCTCTTTGCCAACACGGACTGGTACCTTTACAACTTCCGTCTTTCGCTGGCATACAAGCTGCGTTCCGAAGGATGGGAAGTGATTCTGATGTCCCCACCGGGTGACTACGGCCCGAAGCTTGAGCAGATCGGTTTTCGATGGATCCCTTTTCCTTTCTCGACCCAAAGTACCAATCCACTGCGCGAGTTCGGCGTTCTGCTGCGTCTGATCCTGCTATACCGCAGAGAAAAGCCCGATCTGTTGCACCATTTCACCATCAAATGCGTACTCTACGGCAGCCTGGCAGCCAAATTTGCCGGTATCACCAACAGAGCCAACGCCGTGACCGGTATGGGGCACATCTTTACCGATACCGGCATCAAGGCCCGTCTTCTTCGCCCTGTAGTTAAAGTACTTTATCGTCTCGCCCTCAACAACCCTTCTGGCCGCGTAATATTCCAGAACGAAGAAGACCAGGCCGCATTCGTCAAATATGGCATGTCGGAGAGTTACTTGACGCGGCTGATTCGTGGCTCCGGCGTCAACTGCGGTCGTTTTAAACCCGCTTTTTGCGCCTCTGGGGCCGAGAGACCGGTACGCATCCTCTTCGCCTCGCGGCTACTTCGTGAAAAAGGTATTTTTGAGCTAGTTGAGGCTGCCCGCCTGCTTCAAGGCCAGGGACTGCAGGCCGAATTCTTGATCGCGGGTGAGCTATATCCCGGCAATCCTTCCTCCCTCACCAAGGCAGACCTGGAAGCCCTGCAAAACGAGAAAGCTATTATTTACCTCGGTCACATTGACAATATGCCGGCACTGATCGCTAAAAGTGATATCGTCACCCTGCCTTCCTACCGCGAAGGCACACCTCGCATCCTTATTGAAGCTGCAGCTATGGGTAAACCGATCGTCGCCACCGACATAGCCGGCTGCCGGGGGCTGGTTGTAAACGGAGTCAATGGTCTTCTGGTACCGCCAAAGGGTTCGCAGCCCCTGGCCCAGGCTTTAAAAGAACTGATCCTTTCACCTCAGCAGCGCCATAAAATGGGTGCAGCCGGTAGACAGATCGTTCTCAACGAATTTGATGAAAAAATCGTCATTAAAAAAACGTTAGCGGTTTACCATGAGCTTATGGCCGAGAGAGGGGATACTAAAGGCAGCTAA
- a CDS encoding nucleotidyltransferase domain-containing protein, producing the protein MRNEDALILHLTCKALDLPAYQSLKISENEDFDWEYFAKASVIHGVFLLIYPILKLTRLITIPENQKVVLKTLARNYTIKSIRLSAELVKICTLLKGKGIPAVPFKGPTLSHAVYDKQDVRIFSDLDVLLKANDVENALVCLQEQGYAPLINLDQEQLTRYKSFENDIQLSNLNGVVVEIHWEATGRYLEKAFDFEYFGSRVHNMDFFETKIQQLAREDLLIYLCVHGTRHAWERLEWLCSVACILRNPDIVDFTEIFSRVKSLGCRRIVLQAFILAQEVFAIDLPKILQERIMREQKTLDIVGKNKKDLSPVYNDGLNTIQKSGHRFKLFQFLLRDHWTGSVKYLFRQVFRPRVTDFQLICLPAKLFPLYYLIRPYRLVLKGLINLKR; encoded by the coding sequence ATGCGTAATGAAGATGCTCTAATATTGCACCTAACTTGCAAAGCTTTAGATCTGCCAGCCTATCAGTCCTTAAAAATTTCTGAAAATGAAGACTTTGATTGGGAATATTTTGCTAAAGCCTCAGTGATTCATGGAGTTTTTCTTTTAATATATCCGATTTTGAAGCTTACCAGACTGATCACCATTCCTGAGAATCAAAAGGTAGTATTAAAAACACTGGCCAGAAATTACACTATCAAATCTATAAGGCTGTCCGCGGAACTTGTAAAAATATGCACATTGCTTAAAGGAAAAGGAATACCGGCTGTTCCTTTTAAAGGACCAACTCTTTCCCACGCAGTTTATGACAAGCAGGATGTGCGCATATTTTCAGACCTGGATGTTCTTTTAAAAGCCAATGATGTTGAGAATGCGTTAGTCTGCTTGCAGGAGCAAGGATATGCTCCTCTGATCAATCTCGACCAGGAACAACTGACCAGATATAAGTCATTTGAAAATGACATTCAGTTGTCAAATTTAAATGGCGTTGTTGTCGAGATTCACTGGGAAGCAACAGGGCGATATTTAGAGAAAGCATTTGACTTTGAATATTTTGGATCAAGAGTTCATAATATGGATTTTTTTGAGACAAAAATTCAGCAGTTAGCACGTGAAGATCTGCTTATTTATCTCTGTGTACATGGGACTAGACATGCCTGGGAACGTCTGGAATGGCTTTGTAGTGTTGCATGTATTTTGAGAAATCCTGATATCGTGGATTTCACAGAAATATTTTCCAGAGTAAAAAGTCTGGGATGCCGCAGAATAGTTCTCCAGGCATTCATCCTAGCACAAGAAGTTTTTGCAATTGATTTGCCTAAAATTCTTCAGGAAAGAATAATGCGTGAACAAAAAACCTTGGATATAGTGGGTAAAAACAAAAAAGACCTATCCCCTGTTTACAATGATGGATTAAATACCATCCAAAAAAGTGGGCATAGATTCAAATTGTTCCAGTTTCTTCTTCGAGATCATTGGACTGGTTCTGTAAAGTATTTGTTTCGGCAGGTATTTCGGCCCAGAGTTACAGATTTTCAGTTAATATGCCTTCCAGCTAAACTATTTCCACTATATTATCTCATCCGCCCGTATAGACTAGTATTGAAAGGCTTAATAAATTTAAAGCGTTAG
- a CDS encoding nucleotidyltransferase family protein produces MDRLMEQHREEIRRLALLRGACRVRVFGSRARGDAGPESDVDILVDLEKGRSALALGGLLMDLQDLLGKKEEVVTPAALHPKIRDRILGQAIDI; encoded by the coding sequence ATGGATAGACTGATGGAACAACACCGTGAAGAGATCAGGCGGCTTGCCCTGTTACGCGGAGCCTGTCGGGTAAGGGTATTTGGTTCGCGGGCTCGCGGCGATGCCGGTCCTGAGAGTGACGTTGATATCCTGGTTGATCTTGAAAAAGGCCGCTCAGCACTAGCACTCGGGGGGCTGCTAATGGACCTTCAGGACCTCCTGGGTAAGAAAGAGGAGGTGGTGACGCCGGCTGCCTTGCATCCGAAAATTCGCGACCGAATTCTTGGGCAGGCAATTGATATATGA
- a CDS encoding glycerophosphodiester phosphodiesterase codes for MTLVVGCTMPSSIVNLEKILERQEISPSDYYGYRCTAGAHRGASVDFRENTLAALQAADRDSRYAFIEFDVQYSKDRKIVVYHDKRLLRLFGNPREIGETTFAELLEITEGNITTFDSVIVLLKKKLNIEIKSQGDLEEDRQLVDEIMKDIRVLKRENDIMISSISSEVIQYVKQKYPNVPTGQVYWLTASTYLHLDGLTKNLYRELNTAKADYIMLHTANLRNIDDLLAFKPKGKTIVFWDFDDTMYIVHKDFSDRLWGESSVTAFYQFLQYGLFSLLQWPDLGSRQV; via the coding sequence ATGACCTTAGTTGTCGGCTGCACGATGCCGTCCAGTATTGTCAACCTGGAGAAAATTCTCGAACGGCAGGAAATTTCACCCTCCGATTACTATGGATACAGGTGCACGGCCGGTGCACATCGTGGCGCCTCGGTAGATTTTCGGGAAAATACCCTGGCGGCGCTGCAGGCTGCTGACAGGGACAGCAGATATGCCTTCATTGAATTTGATGTCCAATATTCAAAGGACCGAAAAATTGTCGTCTATCACGATAAAAGACTGTTGCGCCTCTTTGGCAATCCGCGGGAGATTGGTGAAACGACCTTTGCTGAACTGCTCGAAATAACCGAGGGCAATATAACGACCTTCGACAGCGTCATTGTTTTGTTGAAGAAGAAACTCAACATCGAAATAAAATCGCAGGGGGATCTTGAGGAAGACCGGCAGCTGGTGGATGAGATCATGAAGGATATCCGAGTCCTTAAGCGGGAAAACGACATCATGATAAGCTCCATTTCGAGCGAGGTCATTCAATATGTCAAACAAAAATATCCCAATGTGCCGACCGGCCAGGTCTATTGGCTGACAGCATCGACCTATCTGCATCTGGACGGACTGACAAAAAATCTCTACAGGGAACTCAACACCGCCAAGGCCGATTATATCATGCTGCATACGGCCAATCTGCGCAATATCGATGATCTCCTTGCCTTCAAGCCGAAGGGCAAGACCATCGTCTTTTGGGATTTTGATGACACGATGTATATCGTTCACAAGGATTTCTCGGACCGGCTTTGGGGTGAATCCTCGGTCACCGCATTTTACCAGTTCCTCCAGTATGGGCTTTTTTCACTGTTGCAGTGGCCTGATTTAGGAAGTCGGCAGGTGTGA
- a CDS encoding HEPN domain-containing protein, with translation MIEKSLKLRRTHSISELRNILLANTIDLDLKEEECEYLDSIYLPSKYPLGAALPGFAPDENICQTGIAIAEAILLNVKSLLAK, from the coding sequence TTGATTGAAAAATCCCTTAAACTCCGCAGGACACATAGCATATCAGAACTCCGGAATATTCTTCTTGCCAATACCATAGACCTCGACCTCAAGGAAGAAGAGTGTGAATATCTCGATTCCATATATTTACCCTCTAAATATCCACTTGGAGCCGCACTTCCTGGTTTTGCACCGGATGAGAATATCTGTCAGACAGGAATTGCAATAGCGGAGGCGATCTTACTCAATGTTAAATCCTTATTGGCAAAGTAA
- a CDS encoding REP-associated tyrosine transposase, giving the protein MQYRRARVQGGTYFFTVNLADRQSQLLVDKIDTLRNVISHVIDRHPFTIDAMVVLPEHLHALWTLPENDVDYATRWMLIKTGFSRHINKGEPRTLSRKSKKERGIWQRRYWEHLIQDQQDYNNHIEYIHYNPVKHGYVRCASAWQYSSIHRYIKDGIIEKNWGIGIDPADEKNFGERK; this is encoded by the coding sequence ATGCAATACCGTAGAGCCCGCGTGCAAGGCGGCACATATTTCTTTACGGTTAATCTCGCCGACCGCCAAAGCCAGTTGCTGGTTGATAAAATCGACACTTTACGCAATGTCATTTCACACGTAATCGATCGCCACCCTTTCACAATCGATGCCATGGTGGTCTTGCCTGAACATCTTCATGCCTTATGGACGCTGCCGGAGAATGATGTTGATTACGCTACACGCTGGATGTTGATAAAAACAGGATTTTCAAGGCATATTAACAAAGGGGAGCCCCGCACTCTGAGCAGAAAAAGCAAAAAAGAACGCGGGATCTGGCAACGCCGTTATTGGGAGCACCTCATCCAGGATCAACAGGATTATAACAACCACATAGAATACATCCATTACAATCCGGTAAAGCACGGATATGTACGATGCGCCTCAGCCTGGCAATATTCCAGCATCCACCGCTATATCAAGGATGGTATTATAGAAAAGAACTGGGGCATCGGCATCGATCCGGCCGACGAAAAGAATTTCGGAGAAAGGAAATAA
- a CDS encoding winged helix-turn-helix domain-containing protein: MNTLSAQSAQRQDHKLTAPAHQPGRLIERTMLMQELKHLQAQRKRAILIEAPAGSGKSVFAQQYVAHGDMPSGWCQIGLEDHDPVAFLQVLVLLLQKNLPGFHSGVVAKALAEGSIHYREAVNFGALLAQEIHQSDTPAFQLVIDDLHLLEGAGDSTALLLAIMRNSPDWMQWILVSRHSVKNILNVNLLDIPTLIIDNDNLDFSMEETARLFQKTFGIMLPFEEIEQIQQQTEGWITGLTLWAMQSDKTQVQGVKRGSSFQLSRMRHHLSEYFQEAVLSSFSQDQAEKILLMALLEDLPRALLERLFSPEGATSLITAMTQKNRFLRYLDGEAAIFSFHHLFRESLLPLCESRMTVQQRREILQQASLHHLETGDPLRALRYSARISDFSFCESILRDFGLQLLHRNQVKTLQLILDSIPPQYIDDHPWLSFYYGTCKQDSEPARALSFLRNAKKLFAKTEDDIGLLVANSQLIEYHAIIDGQFNAMQKYVDELEAVFAHRQHDLPISLQLRISYSLAVGFCFLQMKMDKVRHYDTWVLHTSEKHGLENMTAMARLIRAYRCGFVGNWEGYLEELEASLHFVANPRVNGLTRLFLYLLQVNLLEMTGDFINYREQRKELVYAGEQDALVQSIIGPLLAVLNADMALAEGDMNGVERYIEQGLQNSYAGAKPHMRSQFLYYQAMADAVKGRRAEALAAISESLQLRQQTGAVSFVILSHLFAGAVYSRLGIADEALQQFSKALELSCDLDDEFSRAAIYAHRAMLQFREHGEEQALDDIHSCLELMRKNKYKHFFSFMPEIMRPLLQLAIHHNIETQHATWILAETLHSGINKEGQILPFLEIRLLDDWCIVSVNGALMRLHDLSRNEKILFLALIESPGNCLDRNAISERLWPEKTEKKQRSSLDVLISHLRRKLSALAEPFSSKEYLQVEQGIIKLQHCLIDAFRFLEFTRLAQQHHEKGKIWQASNNFHLAFRLWGDMGCEGIRLAESSYLADKVENEYIKCAKIWAGLLRLKGKQEKALELLDSAFRQRSHDLELARQLYNLHVESNNRIEAQKVIQIYQQACLDSGIVSDATDAAAGVFWQ; encoded by the coding sequence ATGAACACATTATCTGCACAATCGGCACAACGTCAGGACCACAAACTCACCGCCCCAGCTCATCAACCTGGAAGACTCATCGAGAGGACGATGTTGATGCAGGAACTCAAGCACCTGCAGGCCCAGAGGAAACGGGCAATCCTCATCGAGGCTCCCGCCGGATCCGGTAAATCGGTATTTGCTCAGCAATATGTCGCCCACGGTGATATGCCCTCGGGCTGGTGTCAAATCGGTCTGGAGGATCATGATCCCGTCGCTTTTCTGCAGGTGCTGGTTTTGCTTCTGCAGAAGAATCTGCCCGGTTTCCATTCAGGCGTTGTGGCCAAGGCCCTTGCGGAAGGCAGCATCCATTACCGGGAGGCCGTTAATTTCGGGGCACTTCTGGCGCAAGAGATTCATCAGAGCGATACCCCCGCTTTCCAATTGGTAATCGACGATCTGCACCTCCTGGAGGGTGCCGGCGACAGTACCGCCCTGCTGCTCGCCATCATGCGAAACTCTCCCGACTGGATGCAATGGATTCTCGTCTCCCGTCACTCCGTAAAAAATATTCTTAACGTCAACCTGCTGGATATCCCGACCCTGATCATTGACAATGACAATCTTGATTTCTCCATGGAAGAAACCGCCCGCCTGTTTCAGAAGACATTCGGGATAATGCTGCCTTTTGAAGAGATCGAGCAGATTCAGCAACAGACGGAAGGATGGATTACCGGCCTGACTCTCTGGGCGATGCAGTCGGATAAAACGCAGGTGCAGGGAGTTAAGAGAGGCAGCTCCTTTCAACTCTCCAGAATGCGGCATCATCTCAGCGAATATTTTCAGGAGGCCGTTCTCTCCTCTTTCTCTCAGGATCAGGCCGAGAAGATATTGCTGATGGCCCTGCTCGAAGATCTTCCCAGAGCCCTGCTTGAGCGTCTTTTCAGCCCCGAGGGTGCTACAAGCCTGATTACGGCAATGACACAGAAGAACCGCTTTCTCCGTTACCTCGATGGTGAAGCTGCCATATTCAGCTTCCATCATCTTTTTCGTGAAAGCCTTCTCCCCCTGTGCGAAAGCCGGATGACGGTCCAGCAGCGCCGGGAGATACTGCAGCAGGCCTCCCTTCATCACCTGGAAACAGGAGATCCGCTGCGGGCATTGCGCTATAGCGCCAGGATCAGCGATTTCTCCTTTTGCGAATCCATACTGCGCGACTTCGGTCTGCAACTGCTGCATCGCAACCAGGTAAAGACACTGCAGCTGATCCTCGACAGCATTCCTCCTCAATATATCGATGATCACCCCTGGCTGAGCTTTTATTACGGCACCTGCAAACAAGACTCCGAACCCGCGCGAGCGCTCTCTTTTCTCCGTAACGCCAAGAAGCTCTTCGCAAAGACAGAGGATGATATCGGGCTGCTGGTCGCCAACAGCCAGCTCATCGAATACCACGCCATCATCGACGGCCAGTTCAATGCCATGCAAAAATATGTCGACGAGCTTGAAGCCGTTTTTGCGCACAGGCAGCACGACCTCCCCATCAGCCTGCAACTGCGCATCTCATACTCACTGGCCGTGGGTTTCTGTTTTCTGCAGATGAAAATGGATAAGGTTCGCCATTACGACACCTGGGTTTTGCATACCAGCGAAAAGCACGGTCTCGAAAACATGACCGCTATGGCACGCCTGATCCGGGCCTATCGCTGTGGTTTTGTCGGGAATTGGGAGGGCTACCTGGAAGAGCTGGAGGCATCGCTTCATTTTGTTGCCAATCCGCGGGTGAACGGCTTGACAAGGCTGTTCCTCTATCTGCTGCAGGTGAACCTCCTTGAAATGACAGGTGATTTTATAAACTACAGAGAACAGAGAAAAGAGCTCGTCTATGCCGGAGAGCAGGATGCCCTGGTGCAGAGTATTATCGGGCCTCTGCTCGCTGTGCTCAATGCAGACATGGCGCTTGCCGAAGGCGATATGAACGGAGTGGAAAGATACATCGAACAGGGCCTGCAAAACAGCTACGCCGGTGCCAAGCCGCACATGCGCAGCCAGTTCCTCTACTATCAGGCAATGGCTGATGCCGTCAAGGGCCGGCGGGCCGAAGCCCTGGCGGCAATCTCGGAATCTCTGCAGCTTCGCCAGCAGACAGGCGCCGTCTCCTTCGTCATCCTTTCTCATCTTTTTGCCGGCGCCGTTTATTCCCGGCTCGGCATAGCCGACGAAGCCCTGCAGCAATTCAGCAAAGCCCTTGAGCTTTCCTGTGATCTCGACGATGAATTCAGCAGAGCCGCCATCTATGCCCACCGCGCCATGCTGCAGTTCCGCGAGCATGGGGAGGAGCAGGCACTTGATGATATCCACAGTTGCCTGGAACTGATGAGAAAAAACAAATACAAACACTTTTTCTCCTTCATGCCGGAGATCATGCGCCCGCTCCTTCAGCTGGCCATACACCACAACATCGAAACTCAACATGCCACCTGGATCCTGGCCGAGACCCTGCATAGCGGCATCAACAAAGAGGGCCAAATACTTCCTTTCCTGGAAATCCGGCTCCTCGATGACTGGTGCATCGTCTCGGTTAATGGAGCGCTGATGCGCCTTCACGATCTCAGCCGAAACGAGAAGATACTGTTCCTCGCCCTCATTGAGTCGCCGGGAAACTGCCTCGACAGAAATGCTATCTCGGAGCGTCTCTGGCCGGAGAAGACGGAAAAGAAGCAACGCTCCAGTCTCGACGTCTTGATTTCCCACCTTCGCAGAAAGCTGAGCGCACTGGCAGAACCTTTCAGCAGCAAGGAATATCTCCAGGTTGAGCAGGGTATCATCAAATTGCAGCACTGCCTGATCGATGCCTTCAGGTTCCTCGAGTTTACCCGCTTGGCGCAGCAGCATCATGAAAAGGGGAAAATCTGGCAGGCCTCCAATAATTTTCATCTGGCCTTCAGGCTCTGGGGCGATATGGGTTGTGAAGGAATCCGGCTGGCCGAAAGTTCGTACCTGGCCGATAAGGTGGAGAACGAATACATCAAGTGCGCTAAAATCTGGGCAGGCCTGCTGCGGTTAAAGGGGAAGCAGGAGAAAGCATTGGAGCTGCTGGACAGCGCCTTTCGGCAGAGAAGTCATGACCTGGAACTTGCCCGGCAGCTCTATAACCTGCACGTCGAGAGCAACAACCGGATTGAGGCACAAAAAGTCATTCAGATCTACCAGCAGGCCTGCCTGGATAGCGGTATTGTCTCCGATGCGACCGATGCGGCTGCAGGTGTCTTCTGGCAATGA